The nucleotide window CGATACAATCGGTTTTCTGTTGATCGGTCAACGGTGAAGTGGTTCCCGCGAGAACCGAACCGTCTTTCATATAATAATCGCCGATACGGATTACCCGAATTACCGTCACCTCGCAGGTTGCTTTCTGGGAAGGGTCGGCTACCGAGGCCACGGAAATGGTCGTATTCCCTTCTTTTATGGCGGTAACCTCTCCCGTTTCGCTTACGGTGGCTATCGATTCGTCACCGCTACTCCATTGTACGCTCTTGTCTGTCGCGTTTTCAGGCATTATCGTTGCCGTCAAGGTTACTTTCTCGCCTTCTTTTATACTCACGGTCGTCTCGTTTAGCGTAATTCCTGTCACCGCTATTACCGTTGCAGATACCGTCACCTCACAGGTAGCTTTCTGGGAAGGGTCAGCTACCGAGGCCACGGAAATGGTCGTATTCCCTTCTTTTACGGCGGTAACCTCTCCCGTTTCGCTTACGGTGGCTATCGATTCGTCACCGCTACTCCATTGTACGTTCTTGTCAGTCGCATTTTCAGGCATTACAGTTACCGCCAAAGTTACTTTTTCGCCTTCTTTAAGTGTGACGGCTTCCGGGTCAAGGCTCACACCGACGACCGGGATCGTTCCATCACCGTTGTCTGTCACTTCCAGATCGTCTTTACCGCATGACGCAAGTACTACTGTCGCGCTGAGCAACAGCCAGAAATAAATCTTTTTCATTGTTTTTGTAATTAAGTAAAACTTGTGTTGATAGATTGGTATGATATATAAACTGAAAATCCGTCAAAAGAAAATGATTTTCCTCGACGGATTTACCGTATATATTATGTCTTCGACTGATTACGCCAGCGCAATCATATATTATAAACGTACTTGTGTGTGTGTGTGTGTGTGTG belongs to Coprobacter tertius and includes:
- a CDS encoding Ig-like domain-containing protein, with protein sequence MKKIYFWLLLSATVVLASCGKDDLEVTDNGDGTIPVVGVSLDPEAVTLKEGEKVTLAVTVMPENATDKNVQWSSGDESIATVSETGEVTAVKEGNTTISVASVADPSQKATCEVTVSATVIAVTGITLNETTVSIKEGEKVTLTATIMPENATDKSVQWSSGDESIATVSETGEVTAIKEGNTTISVASVADPSQKATCEVTVIRVIRIGDYYMKDGSVLAGTTSPLTDQQKTDCIGVVFWVGDPTNVTNGDPALRNEHPGCTHGLVVSLENAYNGRHFVFRWQDPDWSDIAKWQETNLTGYESMATGTGDTDNFQKIMGYNNTKVIEQYNAYCDSQGAEMTKYKVEPVTVISQFESKFPAPANSSGWYLPSPKELSTLFSGWYDGNIWKIQQAGLGSLVSNSELMDLRIETLRGNVEETKMTSSRYWSSSQNADYPGSAYNILSGELRSDGKKSFTFRVRPVLAF